TTTGCAAATacttaaatactagtactactataactTAATAATTTATCCTTTGTACAATatcattgaatttttttttattatgcaaAATTCCTTACTATTACAAAAAATTTATATGAACATAGATCTTACTAAAACAACTTTATGGACTAGCCTGTCTCCATTTGCAAATacttaaatactagtactactataactTTTATGGTTAACCATTATGATTTGAATCATGCGACAATCATTTCCACTCCAAATTATATACCAGTATAAAAGtgatggattaaataatttattagacAAATGGGGATAAGTACAAGAGTGTAAAGTGTAAACACAATGAAATATGCGCGCCAAAATCCAAACGAATAAAGAAGAGGCAATGAAAACGAGTAATTTAACTCTATTTATTAAGTGATTATTCGCTACATCACCTTTTCTCAACGCAGACAATAATAGTATGATAATTAtggtgaataaataaataaatgctaCTCCATTAACATGATTAATGTCTGTAATTATTTGCGcggtgaataaataaataaatgctaCTCCATTAACATGATTAATGCCTGTAATTATTTGCGCGTTTATGAGACGCTTCTTGTTTGCGAGTACTACATATGGTTTTGATATACTTTtcgtttatatttttatgaaagcTTGTTGAATGGCCAACTATGAAAAATGAACTTATGATAATCAAGACTAGtgcaataaaatattttggtcataattaaaataaaaaaatgcgtTTGCCGGGAGTCGAACCCGGGTCTATTGCTTGGAAGGCAATTATCCTAACCGTTGGACTACAAACGCTAGTTGAGATATCTTGAAAACTAAGTTATTTTATTCGTATGAGAATgatatgacaaaaataaaaattcacataACTTATGATTGAATATGGTGtgataatttatgattaaaaagtaGAATTCGGTGAAACGAGAATTTGCTTCTTCGAGTTATTAAGATGATTATGTTGTGTGATTGAAAAAAATACTGAGTATATGAATGATTGAAGGATAATAAGTTATAATCTTTCTTCAATAAATTCAATCAATAGTATAAATTTGAAACCAAATTGATCAAACATTGTTGTATTTACTAGACCATACTTAAATGAGTAAATTAGGGGTGACAAATCATGCGTGTtagggtcgttatcgggtcaacttGTTAACGACACGATCCAATAAGGACAAATATGAAAACGACCAGTTAAGAAAAGCCCAAAcccgaacacgaacacgacctgcTACCCTCAAACCCGAACTCGACACGAACCACTTTTGGTCAACACGACACAACAACAACACGTACATGATACAGCACTATAGCAACACGATAAGAACCTATTACCAACTGCTTATTATTAACAAAAGTTACAAAACCTTGAATCTGAtcatttaaaatccaattaaaaatctaaaatctgaTTACACAATTTGATTTGATGAACAATAATACCAATAAATTCATAGcaacaaaatccaacaaaaaaaacatcatttttaaaataatgtaaaaattaataatataataatataataatattatttcttattgGGTAACACTAACCTGTCACGAACtcgacacgacacgaaattttcgtgtccttaacgggttgactcgataaggacacgaacccaataagctttgACCCAAAACCATatatttcgtgcggattcgtgtcgggttatcgtgtcgtgccaaaaattgccagccctagagTAAATCATACTACCCAGGGCTGAGAATTCGGTCATCCGTTAGTCGGTTAATCGATGATCGAACCAAAAAATTCGGTTCTCCATTAACCGAAGAACCgattaaatattagtactatattattattattattcttttattttacttttttaaaagaataatattagATCTTAAGTCAGAACCAAAGTGGAGCCCTAATTTCTTCACAGCGATGCAGGGAAGTGGAGCCAGACCAGAGTTCAAGCCACTTACAAAATTTCTTCACACCCACACGACGCCACCCATGCAGACACACCCACGAGGCCACGCTCGCAACTCTGAGTTGGTGCTCGTTCAAGCCCGATCAATAgcaattttagatttttagttGGTTTTATCCAATTGTGTGAAGCTCTGTGagaaatttgtgtttgtttatattttaactttgaaaatgtGTATGTGTAAATTTGATTATGGGACAATGGGATTATATAGTTTGCATTCTTGAAACATTGTGTGAATCATATTACTACCATATAGTTGAAGTTTGCATGCACTTACATATTTAACTTGTGAACCGATTTGACAAGAGACGagggaaagaaaagaaattggTCTTGTTACTCAATGGACTGAACTTTACTTACTACTTCTAACTTTTAATTTTGACTGTAGAATTCCCCCATTTCTATCATAATTTACAAACAAAGTCAAATCATATTCTGTTTGTAACCGATATTGGTTCCCTATTTTGAAGGGATTTATCAACCTTCCATTTTCGCGCTAACGCCCCTAAACTATAACCTGTATCAATAAATTAATTGCTAGTCAACTATAGTCATTTAATCTCACACCACACAATATTAAATAAATCTAAAATCCTTACTCGACATGAAGAAAGAAGTAAAATATGCTTACTTAACAACCGCAAATTGTTGGTCAAAAATGAACTCCAAAgaatctctctctttttttgttGCTTTTCAGAAATTCATGTgctataattaaaaataaaataagaggaaCGTATAGAGATAGAGAGCCCCTAACAGCATCCGCAATGACGGATTTCTTGGCGGACGTCCGATCGGAGTGCAGGgtgtccgcgcgggacgtccacCATTAAACATGAGAGGGGCGGATGCGGACGTCCGTTGCGGACACCGTATATCCACGGCCTTCCGGCGACGTCCGCGCTGGATGTCCGCCATTGCAGTGCCATGACGACGTCCCACACGGATgtcccgattttttttttaaaaactcaatatatatggcttgttgaacttcatttcattcgcaccacttgttttaacgaatTTGTCTCTCTATACTTTCATTTctattgaagataaatggagcaccacgatattgattcccccgccacgagcgaaaGTGGTTGAAATTTTGTTtgaaataaagtggttgcattttctcagtattcgtgtcgaaattttaattccgtaaattgtttaatttagtaaatttgtgaatttttattattatggatgtccgtcgggatgtccgccattgtgcagtgggatgtccttatgacgtggcagtgcaatgagatgtccttatgacgtgacagaagGTGTTTTTCGGAAGTCTGTCGGGATAtctgccgggacatccgcacctttgcggatgctctaataaatactccctccgtcccggataattCGTCTAACTTTGACCgggtacgggttttaagaaatgtaatgaaaagtgagttgaaaaagttagtggaatgtgagtcctacttgtatatattagttttatagtaaaatgtgagtaggaatgagttagtggaatatagtgtccactataaaaaataataaaagtgaaatgagacaaattatgtgggatagatagaaatgaaaaaatgagacaaattatctgggacgaagggagtaatggtgtaagagcacccgcaacgcggtgccgtcgccgttcctatgccgttccggaggaacggtttcgcggcggcacgcgttgcagcgtgcgttccgtcgccattccgtgccgccaccgttcccatgccgtgccgcgtttcgttcctccggaacggaacgaaacgttccgccacgcgccgaggcgacgtggcggactcccattcgacgcgtgaagcccactcgctgccccgcgagtgggcttcgtcccgatgacgcaataatttatttttttttaaaaaaatttcgaatttaataaaaaaaaaataaaatttttttttattaacggtaatgagaccgttaattttatagccgtttgttttttttttattatttatttatttactctataaatactcctatttcatactcatttcaatcacaaacacacatctatttctctctatttccaccccaattttcatctcaaatcaactctattttccttctcccaaatttaatcaaactaatggatccttatgaacaaatgcgtcaaatattggaacaatcacttgaagaagatcgacgacgggaggcggaagaagccgctccgccccaacgtcgctcccgtacgtacatccatcgtaaccgggaggaagccgccgcaaggttagtacgcgactacttctgcgataacccggtttggggagatacgtacttccgtcgccgtttccgcatggggaaaccgttatttctccacatcgcgaatactttggcagcccgggaagagttcttccaggaagggttcgacgcggtcggacgtcccagccacacgacactgcagaaatgtactgcagcaatccgccagcttgcgactggacaaacggccgacatgttcgacgaatacctccacatcggagatagcactgggcgaatgtgcttgctcaaattctgcaaaggcgtccgggcagccttcaccgacgaatttctccggaggccaagcacggccgattgtcagttccttctcgaccttcacgaaacagtgcacggattcccaggGATGCTCGGCaacgtcgattgcatgcactggcaatggaagaattgcccggtggcgtggaaggggtcctacacgagcggccacaaaggtacccacccaaccgttatactcgaggccgttgccgactaccgcctttggatctggcacgcgtacttcggggtccccgggtcgaacaacgacgtaaacgtgctcaaccagtccgacctcttgaccgaagttttggatggtaaagcgccggccatcaacttcgtcgccaacaatcggctttataaaatggggtactatctcgccgatggcatctacccgaagtggcctaccttcgtgaagacgtgcagtgggtctgcgaacccaaagcaggctctttttgcgcagaagcaggaggctgctcgcaaggatgtggagagggcgttcggggttctccaagcgcgcttcaacatcatcaaagccccggctcgtacgtggttcatggagaacatggtcgacatcatgtatacgtgcataatcttgcacaacatgattgtccaagacgaaggacccgaggcgggaaattggttcgaccccgaatcccccggaagctcaaccgcaagtagtccgcctcgaagtggagcgcatccgtctatacaagaacggttatctattcgtgcaaggacacacgactctagcgcccacacccaactccaacatgatctaattgagcacatttgggcaaactttggcggatgaaattattaaaattgtgtacttttatttttttatgattttaattgtgtgctttttatttttttaagtttaagttgtaactttgttttaatgttgtgtgttttttaataaaatgtgtttgtttttttaattgaattgagttgaaattaaaaaaaaatgaaattgaatgaatagtaatttaaggaacggttaaggaacgagggttgcaggttccgttccttagttaaggaatggagtaaaaaagtacagtggggccctcaaatagtggtttaaggaacggtttaggaacggtataggaacagcgttgtggatggcctaatcaAGTACTAGAAGGGAATAATGGTGTAATCAAGTATAGTATTAAGCAGAAACGCAAATTTCCAAGACTATAAATACATTACAAGAAATTTTAGAGAATATCTATAGAccattttagagagagaaagcggAAATTCAACAGAGCATCGCACAAGATTTTTTACGCACCAGCGCCTCCGATCGCACATCCTCTGCcccaaattagggtttctttatCATCTACCTTTAATCATATCGTATGTGCACCAACTCTCTCcgtttatctctctctctctctctctctctctctctctcttgactGCGTTGCTGGCCAACTAATTCTGTGAAATTTTGACGGAATAATGCTGTTTTGGAATTATGTTTTTGTGTGGCTGTTGTTGTATTtctgttaattttttttctcgatTTCGGTATACGCGTGTTCTTAGGGATGAATTTTGCTTGAGAATTGgggttgtttgtgtattttttttatgtttatgaGATTGGTGATGGATTTGCTGCACTTTGCGCGGCGTTTTTTTCGCTATGAGGATTTTGAATTGAAGTTGtgagatttttttttcgtttGTGGTATAATATCAGTGTTTGATGATggcgatttttttttgttttgttgtatGTGCAGCGTTGAAAAATATCTCTGCCTGGATAAACCGTTGTGGCATTGGAGGTATTTTTTGACAGGGGAGAGGAATTGTGTGATTTTGCGTGCTTTTGAGTATGCCTGCTACATGGTCTGAATCTGTCGAGAAGGCTCCCACCGGTGGTGGTGTAGGGGCTACTTCTCATGCTTCTAGAAGTACTTATGTTCCCCCGCATCTTAGGAATAGGCCACCGTCAGCCTCTGCAGACCCTCCTCCCTCAGCTACAGTTTCCTATGCTGGGACTCTGGCGGGAAATGAATCCCAGGGACAAGGTGGTCCAGCTGTTGGTGGATTTCAGTCGTATGGCTCTAGAAATGATTTAAGTGGAGGTGGTCTCAgtcgtggtggtggtgggggtggtaGTGCTTGGAACAATagaaatggtggttgggatcGTGGGAGGGAAAGAGAGGCTAATCCTTTTCAAAATGATGGAGTTCCAGAACCAGAATTTGCAGTACAGGAAAATTCAGGGATCAATTTTGATGCTTACGAGGATATTCCGGTGGAGACAAGTGGGAAAGATGTTCCGCCTCCTGTGAATACATTTGCAGAGATTGATTTGGGTGATGCTTTAAATATGAATATTAAGAGGTGCAAGTATGTGAAACCTACACCTGTGCAGCGGCATGCCATACCAATATCGCTCACTGGGCGGGATTTGATGGCTTGCGCTCAAACTGGTTCGGGAAAGACTGCAGCATTTTGTTTCCCAATAATTAGTGGAATCATGAAAAGTGGCCAATCTGCTCAAAGACAACCTCGTAAGCCACGTATGGCATGTCCTCTTGCTCTCATTCTTTCTCCAACTAGGGAGCTTTCCATTCAGGTTTGTTCATAGAAAGCTGTTTTTATATATTCTTTGCTTCTTTCGTTGAAAAAAGAATCTGATAGTGGATCTTGCTGTGCAGATTCATGAAGAAGCTAGGAAATTTTCTTATCAAACTGGCGTCAAGGTGGTTGTTGCTTATGGTGGTGCACCAATCAATCAACAGGTACCGTTTTTTTTTGTCACGTCCGTGTCATGGGTTGCATCCCCACTTCTATATAGTAGTCTGATCATGAAGCCTTGCCCCTACTTGTTTTTTAACCTTATGCATGCCACAATATTTACTGCTTCATTTCTGATATGTTGTTGATGATTTCTCGCAGCTTCGAGAGCTGGAAAGAGGTGTGGACATACTTGTTGCAACTCCCGGACGCTTAGTTGATTTGTTGGAAAGAGCTAGAGTCTCGTTACAAAATATTAGGTACTTGGCCCTGGATGAAGCAGATAGAATGTTGGACATGGGTTTCGAACCTCAAATAAGGAGAATTGTGCAACAGATGGACATGCCTCCACCTGGTGAAAGACAGACATTGCTATTTAGCGCCACATTTCCTAAGGAGATTCAGGTCTGTTTTCTATACAAATGACATTGTGTCACCATACTCCAAATAGTGAAATTTAGTTGGCCTTTTTGCCCCTCAAATGTTGACGTGTTGAAGATCTTTCCTAACAATTGGCATGGACATAAATATATGTCTCTCAACTTTGTTGTTAGTTACTAGCTGCCATCAATTATTACATATATGATATTATGGAAATCTCTCTTAACATGCAGAGACTAGCTGCAGATTTTCTTTCGAATTATATATTTTTGGCGGTTGGAAGAGTTGGTTCTAGCACGGAATTGATCCTCCAAAGAATTGAATATGTGCTTGAGACTGACAAAAGAAGTCACCTGATGGACCTTCTCCATGCACAAAGAGCAAATGGTGTTCAGGCCAAGGTAAATTTTTTTGCCACTGTTGCGTAAGGTGGATACTTGTGCTTCTAATTCACTTGCCCCCGACCAACCTCCCAGCTCCCACACCTAGTTTTGCTAGTGTTATTCTTGTTTGTGCATTGTACCTTATTTTGGGGGTGGGGATCGTGGAGTGGAGGGTGGGAGGGTGACATATAAAGAGGACTGGTGACTTAGAAGCTAAATGGGATGTAACTATAAGTGTTAAAGATCTTTGAGTTTTTGGCAGGGTCCCCATTCTGTGAAgcataattaaatactactactatgtattACTCCTAAGATTTTGAAAGGAAAAAATGTGGCTGTTTTTTCAATCAGAACAAGAGATATCCTTTTAGTACTGTATGCAGATTTATGTTTAGATTTATGTTTTGAACTTGACAAAAAGTAATTAAGCTTAGTTGTTGGAGAAATTATGCCCCATAGTatctatattttgttttatcCATATTTCCTCACTTGGATCAACTTCCATGctatttttattctatttagtTTACTAATCCAGATTTTGCTATGTGATTTGCAGCAAGCTCTAACATTGGTTTTTGTTGAGACAAAGAAGGGAGCTGATTCTCTTGAACACTGGCTTTGTATTAATGGCTTTCCTGCCACCTCCATTCATGGTGACCGGACACAACAGGTCTTACAATTTGTCTATTTTCCTAGGACTAGATCTTATCTGTCATCTTATAACAAAATGGGAACAGCATGGCTCTATTAAATTTTTGAGTTGTTTTACCCTGATTAACTGGTTCCCAAGAATTTGTAGATATTCTTGTATTTCTATTTTACCTGGGTTTGAATCGTTTGATTATACGGAGTATCAACTTATTTCTCTCTATTATCTCCCTCTTTCTTCCAATTTAATGTGTTTGTACGTAATATCCCTTGACAATGGAGATTCTATGCTCTGATTCTATGTTATTAATGCAAGCTTTTTGTTTCTGGCTGCAGGAGAGAGAATATGCATTAAGATCTTTTAAAAGTGGCAAAACTCCAATTCTGGTTGCAACGGATGTGGCAGCTCGTGGCCTTGACATCCCTCATGTTGCACATGTCATCAACTTCGATCTTCCTAATGATATCGACGACTATGTCCACCGTATAGGACGCACTGGGCGTGCTGGTAAAACAGGACTGGCCACTGCGTTTTTCAATGATAGTAATGCTTCATTAGCGAAGTCATTGGCTGATTTAATGCAAGAATCAAATCAAGAGGTTCCTGCTTGGCTGACACGCTTTGCAGCTCGGTCTAactttggtggtggtggtaggaACCGCCGAGGGCAAGGTGGTGGGGGGAGATTTGGTGGTCGTGATTTCCGCAAAGATTCTTCCTACAATAGAGGTGGAATGGACATGTATGGTGGTGGAAGTAACATGAACAGTGGTTACAACCAATCTGGTGGATATGGTGGAGGCTATGGTTCTGCTGTGACTAGCGCCTGGGACTAACAACCTGGTGAGTGCATAAACGCACTTGAGACTGTATTACCGAATCATCTCACTTCCTCGTATTCTGAAACTCATCGTTTTCTATAGGAACCCTTCTGCTCCATCATCAGCTGCGGCGGTAGCTGCGGTGTGGCCATATACAATCTGGGATGTGGGACGTATGCTACACAATACTCTACTGCTGGTACTTGCGTTTACCCTTCCGATACTCGATACTGACATGCGTATTCTTTTTGAGCATGACCTTTCGGCAGATACGATTCAGTGATGAAAATCCTCAAAACATTGATGCTGTTGTTGTATTGTTCTAGGATTAGGATCTAGGTTTCTTGAGCGACCtaccaactcatttttatttaCTGTCTCACTTGTAGACTTGGATTATTGTAAATATGCCTTTGACTGCCTTTCATCGAGTTTTTaccttgttttttgtttttgttgtcaTGCAGTTTTAATACTGATTCATgtatgttgtgtgtgtgtgagagagattAATGTTTTAGAACAAAAATATACTACTTTTCTCTATTTTTAAAGCTACGGAATTATAGTTTTCATTGACATAGAAAAAAACTATATTCAACAAATTAAAGTTACGAAATTATCATACACTAATAACTAGATAGGGAAATGCTAGAATTGCCTGACGCTTGATGTCTATTGAAAAGAACAATAAGAACAAACAATAGAGAAAGCAAGATTAAACATTGCTGCAAATCGAAAGCTCGAgctattgtttttttattgattaaCTTGTAGCCAGATCCTATTACATATAGTACATATTGGAAAGATCTAGAATTTCTCCTTAATATCCATACTTTAACAATGTTAATCAAAACTAACTCTGTTAATCAAAACTAACTGTGCAACGATTCCTTCTTATTTAATCCATGCATCAACACCTCTCTCTAAGTACAAGTGTGGTCCTCCAACTTAGCTGTCTTGCTTGGCTTGTCCTTAGCTTCAGCTCGTGGCTCTCCTTGCACAACACGTGCTTCAATCTTCCTTGGCGCATTCGCATCGATGCAACGTATAATGAGGTCCAATGGCTTGGCACCTCGGTacacagcttgatcaacttggccatTACGACCATGATTCATGGCTTGATCAAGTTGGCCGCCATTACGACCACGATCAACACGCTTGATCGATAACGTGATCAAGCCATCTCGTTCAACACACTTGATCGATGGCTTCGCCATCT
This sequence is a window from Salvia splendens isolate huo1 chromosome 14, SspV2, whole genome shotgun sequence. Protein-coding genes within it:
- the LOC121764732 gene encoding DEAD-box ATP-dependent RNA helicase 37-like, giving the protein MPATWSESVEKAPTGGGVGATSHASRSTYVPPHLRNRPPSASADPPPSATVSYAGTLAGNESQGQGGPAVGGFQSYGSRNDLSGGGLSRGGGGGGSAWNNRNGGWDRGREREANPFQNDGVPEPEFAVQENSGINFDAYEDIPVETSGKDVPPPVNTFAEIDLGDALNMNIKRCKYVKPTPVQRHAIPISLTGRDLMACAQTGSGKTAAFCFPIISGIMKSGQSAQRQPRKPRMACPLALILSPTRELSIQIHEEARKFSYQTGVKVVVAYGGAPINQQLRELERGVDILVATPGRLVDLLERARVSLQNIRYLALDEADRMLDMGFEPQIRRIVQQMDMPPPGERQTLLFSATFPKEIQRLAADFLSNYIFLAVGRVGSSTELILQRIEYVLETDKRSHLMDLLHAQRANGVQAKQALTLVFVETKKGADSLEHWLCINGFPATSIHGDRTQQEREYALRSFKSGKTPILVATDVAARGLDIPHVAHVINFDLPNDIDDYVHRIGRTGRAGKTGLATAFFNDSNASLAKSLADLMQESNQEVPAWLTRFAARSNFGGGGRNRRGQGGGGRFGGRDFRKDSSYNRGGMDMYGGGSNMNSGYNQSGGYGGGYGSAVTSAWD